A single genomic interval of Adhaeribacter pallidiroseus harbors:
- a CDS encoding polysaccharide lyase — translation MRTKLLLFSTSLLSLLNVACENVDSVEPKEVSKLSTAISSAAYVTSVDASRSNLLVEERIEPTLSSAFGKQNYTSHAYSETTAMSRTGQKAMRFELRSSDPGVRSEIWRDSETSKERWYSVPVYLPSAYWQTDAVKGGWDIITQLHATDDNSTETGRTPPISLAVIKNQLTLVVWWATRSTSTNATRSGGTTFDLGPLEKDKWLDMVYHIKFSYLSDGIIEVWKNGVKVVNYRGPNCYNDVKLPRLHLGIYKRNWHGVSKRVTYVDDIRVGDGNATYNDVAPRPISNSPSPTPQPDPTPTPDPTPDPETPTTGQKVESFTLINADTDQPIQTLTNGALLDFSNLPTKNLNIRANTNTTDGAVTFKLSGAKTYSRNEGTAPYAVFGDTNGDYKPWVPVVGRYTLNATTSSGTTTSINFSVQN, via the coding sequence ATGAGAACTAAACTACTACTCTTTTCAACTTCTTTACTCTCTCTATTAAACGTAGCCTGCGAAAACGTAGACTCGGTAGAGCCTAAAGAAGTATCAAAACTTAGTACCGCTATCTCTAGTGCTGCTTATGTAACTTCCGTTGATGCAAGCAGAAGCAATTTATTAGTAGAAGAAAGAATTGAACCAACGCTAAGCAGTGCTTTTGGCAAGCAAAATTATACATCGCACGCCTACAGCGAAACGACGGCCATGTCGAGAACCGGCCAAAAAGCCATGCGTTTTGAGCTTAGAAGCAGCGACCCTGGCGTGCGCTCGGAAATATGGAGAGACAGTGAAACTAGCAAGGAGCGTTGGTACAGTGTACCTGTTTATTTACCGTCGGCCTATTGGCAAACGGACGCTGTAAAGGGTGGTTGGGATATCATTACGCAGTTACACGCTACCGATGATAATTCAACGGAGACTGGCCGTACTCCCCCTATATCCTTAGCGGTTATAAAAAATCAGTTAACATTGGTAGTTTGGTGGGCCACCCGGTCAACCAGTACCAATGCTACCCGATCTGGTGGAACCACCTTTGATTTAGGACCATTGGAGAAAGATAAATGGCTGGATATGGTGTATCATATTAAGTTTTCTTATTTATCGGATGGTATTATTGAAGTATGGAAGAATGGCGTAAAGGTGGTAAATTACCGGGGTCCTAACTGTTATAACGATGTGAAACTACCGCGTTTGCATTTAGGAATTTACAAAAGAAACTGGCATGGTGTATCTAAGCGGGTTACTTACGTAGACGATATCCGGGTAGGAGACGGAAATGCTACTTATAATGATGTAGCTCCGCGTCCCATCAGTAACTCGCCTTCACCTACTCCGCAACCGGATCCAACTCCAACGCCCGATCCAACTCCCGATCCGGAAACGCCTACTACCGGCCAGAAAGTAGAAAGCTTTACCTTAATTAATGCCGACACCGATCAGCCTATTCAAACCTTAACAAACGGCGCTCTTCTGGACTTCTCCAATCTGCCTACTAAAAACTTAAATATCCGGGCTAATACCAATACTACCGATGGCGCCGTAACATTTAAATTATCGGGAGCCAAAACTTATTCCCGGAACGAAGGCACCGCTCCTTACGCTGTTTTTGGCGATACCAACGGCGATTATAAACCGTGGGTACCCGTAGTTGGCCGGTATACTTTAAATGCAACAACTTCGTCCGGTACGACTACTAGCATTAACTTTAGCGTACAAAATTAA
- a CDS encoding MFS transporter, which translates to MKLNRLAVNLIFMVNGFIYANWIARLPRVQEIYHLNNQALGLVLLFVSMGAISSMPFTGWLIHKNSSRSITLFGAIAFCLLVPGIPLLPEVWQVRILFYLVGVSAGLLDVAMNAQAVLVEQKYQKPIMSSFHALFSVGMMLGAGSGALFAKFNIPLFTHLVCIVGVCLVLILWAARHLIPDAPQAGAAEQGAGFRLPTKAILSVGIIAFCGMTGEGAIADWSSNYMENVAKANEALAPLALAAFSLAMTIGRLFGDRIRESLGDKRLLIYSGCIAFVGLALALAIPAPLMIITGFLVIGLGLATVVPIAYSIAGNAPGLPPGVGLSMVTTVGYAGFLFGPPIIGFLADWQSLRVALLFVVFLFTVMTFLSFRSKF; encoded by the coding sequence ATGAAATTAAACCGGTTAGCCGTTAACCTTATTTTTATGGTGAACGGTTTTATTTACGCGAATTGGATCGCCCGTTTGCCGCGCGTGCAGGAAATTTACCACCTGAACAACCAAGCCTTAGGATTGGTATTGTTGTTTGTATCCATGGGGGCCATCAGTTCTATGCCTTTTACAGGCTGGCTCATTCATAAAAACAGCAGCCGCAGCATAACTTTATTTGGGGCCATTGCTTTTTGTTTGTTAGTACCGGGTATTCCTTTATTGCCGGAGGTTTGGCAAGTGCGTATCTTATTTTATTTGGTAGGAGTATCGGCGGGCTTATTGGATGTGGCCATGAACGCGCAAGCCGTATTAGTAGAACAAAAATATCAAAAGCCGATTATGTCGTCTTTTCACGCTTTGTTTAGTGTGGGAATGATGCTGGGGGCTGGCAGTGGCGCTTTATTTGCTAAATTTAATATTCCCTTGTTTACTCATTTAGTATGCATTGTAGGAGTTTGCCTGGTTTTAATTCTTTGGGCCGCGCGACATTTAATTCCAGACGCCCCCCAGGCCGGAGCCGCGGAGCAAGGCGCCGGTTTCCGGTTGCCCACCAAGGCTATTCTGAGTGTTGGCATTATTGCTTTTTGCGGCATGACCGGCGAGGGAGCCATTGCTGATTGGAGCTCTAACTACATGGAAAATGTAGCTAAAGCTAACGAAGCTTTAGCACCATTGGCTCTAGCTGCTTTTTCTTTGGCCATGACCATTGGCCGACTTTTTGGCGATAGAATCCGGGAAAGTTTAGGAGATAAACGTTTACTAATTTACAGCGGGTGCATTGCTTTTGTTGGCTTGGCGCTAGCCCTGGCGATTCCCGCGCCTTTAATGATTATTACGGGCTTTTTAGTAATTGGCTTGGGCTTGGCTACAGTGGTACCCATAGCTTACAGCATTGCGGGCAATGCTCCTGGCTTACCGCCCGGAGTAGGTTTATCTATGGTTACAACGGTGGGTTACGCAGGTTTTTTATTTGGTCCCCCGATTATTGGCTTTTTAGCCGATTGGCAATCATTACGAGTAGCCTTACTATTTGTGGTTTTTTTATTTACAGTAATGACTTTCCTAAGTTTTAGAAGTAAATTCTAA
- a CDS encoding thymidylate synthase has protein sequence MQQYLHLLEHIINKGTFKEDRTGTGTRSVFGYQMRFNLADGFPLVTTKKVHLKSIIHELLWFLKGETNIQYLKENGVSIWDEWADENGNLGPVYGSQWRSWPTPDGGHIDQITQVIQQIKANPDSRRLIVSAWNVAEINKMKLPPCHAFFQFYVANGKLSCQLYQRSADVFLGVPFNIASYALLTLMVAQVCRLEPGEFIWTGGDTHLYTNHLEQAQLQLSREPRPLPRMLLNPEVTSIFDFTYNDFKLESYNPHPAIKAPVAV, from the coding sequence ATGCAGCAATACCTTCACCTTCTGGAACACATTATTAACAAAGGTACATTTAAAGAAGATCGTACGGGTACGGGTACGCGCAGCGTGTTCGGTTACCAGATGCGCTTTAACCTGGCCGATGGTTTCCCGTTAGTAACTACCAAAAAGGTGCATTTAAAATCTATTATCCATGAGCTGCTGTGGTTTTTAAAAGGCGAAACCAACATTCAATATTTAAAAGAAAACGGCGTATCTATCTGGGATGAGTGGGCCGATGAAAACGGCAATTTAGGTCCGGTTTACGGCTCCCAGTGGCGGAGCTGGCCCACCCCGGACGGCGGCCACATCGATCAGATTACCCAGGTCATCCAGCAAATAAAAGCTAATCCGGACTCACGGCGCCTGATTGTAAGTGCCTGGAACGTGGCCGAAATTAATAAAATGAAGCTGCCGCCCTGCCATGCTTTTTTTCAGTTTTACGTGGCCAATGGCAAATTGAGCTGCCAGTTGTACCAGCGCAGCGCCGATGTATTTCTGGGAGTGCCGTTTAACATTGCGTCGTATGCTTTGCTTACCTTAATGGTGGCGCAGGTGTGTCGGTTAGAGCCCGGCGAATTTATCTGGACCGGCGGCGACACGCATTTATATACCAATCACCTGGAGCAAGCCCAGTTGCAACTAAGCCGGGAACCCCGGCCTTTGCCGCGCATGCTCCTGAACCCGGAGGTTACTTCTATTTTTGATTTTACTTACAACGATTTCAAACTGGAAAGCTATAATCCGCATCCGGCCATAAAAGCACCCGTAGCCGTTTAA